A stretch of the Bacillus sp. B-jedd genome encodes the following:
- a CDS encoding YycH family regulatory protein, whose product MKYETIKSVLLTLLVFLSMGMTWALWTYQPNYDSFKSGKTIEEVKMGEKKEDSRIIKPDRIIYHIEDKHYGSTAVGDIDKLMKEMAGWVLFDVKNFTEQAGTFKQAVHGEEKVEIIFPHEVPIEVFRNIVQFEQKKVPSFRFDRMVIDMKTLHKDRGAVYFANVRNQEIYVSYISQSFLTQFNRSFYAKASQNPSYFAYNVTGKRTLFLPEEETEMMEYTYLPINLDSELFKEALFKNPSLVQKSFVGSEEEYTNDSSKLNIYSDENRLVFVNPSEETDYSGSTNLLKRSIDFINEHGGWTDPYRFAYLDEAKQRVTFRLYSIDGYPVFNERGLSEITQVWGRNEITRFTRSTFAMELPLQYTKATRPSGRQALEYLENKENFRPELLENLVLGYRMERDSQSNRLITLKPAWFYLYNKRWMEISPEDLGGLKRGLE is encoded by the coding sequence ATGAAATACGAAACAATTAAATCCGTGTTGCTGACGCTACTGGTATTCCTAAGTATGGGGATGACCTGGGCTTTATGGACATACCAGCCGAATTATGACTCGTTTAAAAGTGGAAAAACAATCGAAGAAGTAAAAATGGGTGAAAAGAAGGAAGATAGCAGGATTATCAAGCCGGACCGAATCATTTATCATATTGAAGATAAACATTATGGTTCAACAGCGGTAGGCGATATTGACAAGCTGATGAAAGAAATGGCCGGCTGGGTACTTTTCGATGTTAAAAATTTTACCGAGCAGGCCGGAACGTTCAAGCAAGCAGTCCATGGGGAGGAGAAGGTTGAAATCATCTTCCCTCATGAAGTGCCGATTGAAGTCTTTCGGAATATTGTCCAGTTTGAACAGAAGAAAGTGCCGTCCTTCCGTTTTGACCGGATGGTAATTGACATGAAAACCCTGCATAAGGACAGGGGAGCGGTTTACTTTGCGAATGTCAGGAATCAGGAGATTTATGTAAGCTACATTTCACAATCTTTCCTGACGCAATTCAACCGGTCCTTTTATGCAAAAGCAAGCCAGAACCCTTCCTATTTTGCTTACAATGTGACAGGGAAACGGACGCTTTTTTTGCCGGAAGAAGAAACGGAAATGATGGAGTACACTTACCTGCCGATAAATCTTGATTCTGAACTTTTTAAGGAAGCATTATTCAAGAACCCGAGCCTCGTGCAAAAGAGCTTTGTTGGGAGCGAGGAAGAATATACGAATGACTCCAGCAAGTTGAATATATATTCCGATGAAAACCGGCTTGTTTTCGTCAATCCGTCAGAGGAAACGGATTATTCCGGCTCCACTAACCTGCTGAAACGGAGCATTGATTTCATCAATGAACATGGAGGCTGGACCGATCCTTACCGATTTGCTTACCTTGATGAAGCGAAGCAAAGGGTCACGTTCAGGCTGTATAGTATAGACGGCTATCCGGTTTTTAATGAACGAGGTCTGTCAGAGATTACACAGGTCTGGGGAAGGAATGAAATTACTCGGTTTACAAGGTCCACTTTTGCAATGGAGCTGCCTTTGCAGTATACAAAGGCGACCCGGCCCTCCGGCAGGCAAGCCCTTGAATATCTGGAAAACAAAGAAAACTTCAGGCCAGAATTGCTCGAAAATCTCGTCCTTGGCTACAGGATGGAGCGGGATTCGCAATCCAACAGGCTCATTACCCTGAAACCGGCGTGGTTCTATCTATACAATAAGCGTTGGATGGAAATATCCCCGGAGGATTTGGGAGGGCTGAAACGTGGATTGGAGTAG
- the rlmH gene encoding 23S rRNA (pseudouridine(1915)-N(3))-methyltransferase RlmH, whose protein sequence is MNISVVTVGKLKEKYLKQGIEEYTKRLSAYAKIEIIEVADEKAPEEMSEAEMEQVKKKEGERILAKVSPDAHVIALAIEGKMQSSEELAATLDKLALHGKSKIAFIIGGSLGLSGEVLARANEKLSFSKMTFPHQLMRLILVEQIYRAFRIIRGEPYHK, encoded by the coding sequence GTGAATATCTCTGTTGTAACGGTTGGTAAATTGAAAGAAAAATATTTGAAGCAGGGAATAGAGGAATATACGAAGCGGCTGTCTGCTTATGCAAAAATCGAAATTATAGAGGTCGCTGACGAAAAGGCTCCAGAAGAAATGAGCGAAGCGGAAATGGAGCAGGTCAAGAAAAAGGAGGGGGAACGCATCCTGGCGAAGGTCAGCCCTGACGCCCATGTCATCGCCCTGGCCATTGAAGGCAAAATGCAATCGTCCGAAGAGCTCGCCGCCACCCTGGACAAGCTCGCCCTCCATGGCAAAAGCAAAATCGCTTTTATCATCGGCGGATCGCTTGGATTGAGCGGCGAAGTCCTCGCCCGCGCCAATGAAAAACTATCCTTTTCAAAAATGACCTTTCCACATCAATTGATGCGTTTGATACTGGTTGAGCAGATTTATCGCGCATTTCGGATAATTCGGGGAGAACCGTATCACAAGTGA
- a CDS encoding S1C family serine protease: MGYYDHDYQTRYREPEPKKSKKGTFFSSLLGAVIGALLVILTVPYLSNAGLLPYKVEPTNKAEEAAPVGGSLGSDGQKKVAYDVETDVTKAVDKAADAVVGISNIQTSKGFWLSEEQERAAGTGSGVIYKVAGNKAYIATNHHVVEGATELEVTLSDGSKIPGKLKGSDVWTDLAVVEVDSDKIKTVAEFGDSDALKPGEPVIAIGNPLGLTFSGSVTKGIISGLERAIPVDINQDGIADWQADVIQTDAAINPGNSGGALINIAGQVIGINSMKIAQSAVEGIGLSIPINYAEPVIADLEKYGEVKRPYMGIDLRSVADLPASFQQNDLKLPKSVNYGVALRSVVPNSPADQAGLKELDVIVSMDGEKITDAIDLRKHLYNKKKIGEKMKIIYYRAGKQMETTMVLGEGDI; the protein is encoded by the coding sequence ATGGGTTATTATGATCATGATTATCAAACGAGATATAGAGAACCAGAGCCTAAAAAGAGTAAAAAAGGAACTTTTTTTTCAAGCCTGCTTGGCGCGGTCATTGGTGCCTTGCTCGTCATTTTAACAGTTCCATACCTTTCAAATGCAGGCTTGCTTCCGTATAAGGTCGAGCCTACGAACAAAGCGGAGGAAGCGGCTCCTGTTGGTGGCAGCCTCGGGTCCGACGGGCAAAAAAAAGTTGCGTACGATGTTGAGACCGATGTGACGAAAGCGGTCGACAAGGCGGCTGACGCTGTTGTCGGGATCAGCAATATCCAGACTTCAAAAGGCTTCTGGTTAAGCGAGGAACAGGAAAGAGCGGCCGGAACCGGATCCGGCGTCATCTATAAAGTAGCGGGAAACAAAGCGTATATTGCAACAAACCACCATGTTGTCGAAGGGGCGACTGAACTGGAAGTCACCTTATCAGACGGCAGCAAGATTCCCGGCAAGCTGAAAGGCAGCGATGTGTGGACAGACCTGGCGGTGGTTGAAGTCGATTCGGACAAAATTAAAACCGTTGCCGAGTTCGGCGATTCAGATGCATTAAAGCCTGGGGAGCCGGTTATCGCCATCGGCAATCCGCTCGGGCTGACCTTTTCCGGATCGGTGACAAAAGGAATTATCTCCGGCCTCGAACGGGCGATTCCTGTTGATATTAACCAGGATGGCATTGCCGACTGGCAGGCTGATGTTATCCAGACAGACGCTGCCATCAATCCAGGCAACAGCGGAGGCGCGTTGATCAATATCGCAGGGCAGGTCATCGGCATCAATTCAATGAAAATTGCCCAGAGCGCGGTGGAGGGAATCGGACTATCCATTCCAATCAATTACGCCGAGCCGGTCATTGCCGATCTTGAGAAGTATGGAGAAGTCAAAAGGCCTTATATGGGCATTGATTTGCGGTCAGTAGCCGATCTGCCGGCATCTTTCCAGCAAAACGACCTCAAGCTGCCTAAGAGTGTGAACTATGGGGTTGCTTTAAGAAGTGTGGTCCCTAATTCACCTGCCGATCAAGCAGGGCTTAAAGAGCTGGATGTTATTGTCTCAATGGATGGAGAAAAAATTACCGATGCGATCGATTTGCGTAAGCATCTATACAATAAAAAGAAAATCGGCGAGAAAATGAAGATTATCTATTACAGGGCAGGCAAGCAAATGGAAACGACCATGGTGCTTGGTGAAGGGGATATATAA
- a CDS encoding erythromycin esterase family protein: MESNQLSAIQQHSIPMANPGDGLDPVISAISKQKYVLLGESSHGTSEFYKIRSEITKRLVTEKGFTFIAVEGDWPECQEINRYIKGYTDEYKNAREVLKSFKRWPTWMWANEEIINLIEWLKVYNQGKQNEDKVGFYGIDLYSLWESMDEILKYLKERNSPDLEAAKKAFACFEPFNREAEKYALSSAFYSEGCHEEVAQLLTKISLNKHTYQDTQESSLNIEINALITANAENYYTTMVTNDNESWNIRDRHMVEVLNKIDSFYSHRSKGIIWEHNTHVGDARATDMENAGLVNVGQLLREQAGQENVFIVGFGTNHGTVIAASEWGVNFEKMITPPAVAGSWEDLLYRAGAHDKLLIFTEKNRNLFKHTIGHRAIGVVYNPDYERYGNYVPSSISERYDAFIYINKTNALTPLEVSGVLI; this comes from the coding sequence ATGGAAAGTAACCAGTTATCAGCGATACAACAACATTCTATTCCAATGGCGAATCCCGGCGATGGCCTCGATCCGGTCATTTCGGCCATTTCTAAACAGAAGTACGTTTTGCTGGGGGAATCCTCCCATGGAACGTCTGAGTTTTATAAAATCCGCTCGGAGATTACCAAAAGGTTAGTCACTGAAAAGGGGTTCACCTTCATTGCAGTCGAAGGAGATTGGCCGGAATGCCAGGAAATTAACCGCTATATTAAAGGGTATACAGATGAATATAAAAATGCGCGTGAAGTCCTCAAGTCCTTTAAACGCTGGCCAACCTGGATGTGGGCAAATGAAGAAATAATCAACTTAATTGAATGGCTAAAAGTATATAATCAAGGAAAGCAAAATGAGGACAAAGTTGGTTTTTATGGGATTGATCTTTATAGCCTATGGGAATCTATGGACGAAATTCTTAAGTATCTAAAGGAAAGAAACTCTCCCGACCTTGAAGCCGCAAAGAAAGCGTTCGCCTGTTTTGAGCCTTTTAACCGCGAAGCGGAGAAATATGCTTTGTCATCCGCATTTTATTCCGAAGGCTGCCACGAGGAAGTAGCACAGCTGCTAACAAAAATCAGCTTGAACAAACATACGTATCAGGATACACAGGAAAGCAGCTTGAACATAGAAATCAATGCACTTATTACAGCAAATGCGGAAAACTATTACACAACAATGGTTACAAATGATAATGAATCATGGAATATACGAGACCGCCACATGGTTGAGGTTCTAAATAAAATTGATTCTTTTTATAGCCATCGTTCCAAAGGGATCATTTGGGAACACAATACACATGTTGGGGACGCCAGGGCTACCGATATGGAAAATGCTGGACTTGTAAATGTAGGACAACTCTTAAGAGAACAGGCTGGACAAGAAAACGTGTTTATTGTTGGCTTCGGTACAAACCATGGGACTGTTATCGCAGCCTCTGAATGGGGCGTCAATTTTGAAAAAATGATTACTCCGCCCGCTGTTGCCGGTAGCTGGGAAGATCTGCTTTATAGAGCAGGAGCACACGATAAACTTCTTATTTTTACAGAGAAAAATAGAAATTTATTTAAGCACACAATTGGCCACCGGGCGATTGGCGTAGTGTATAACCCTGATTATGAGCGTTATGGCAACTATGTTCCATCTTCGATATCCGAACGGTACGATGCGTTTATTTATATCAATAAGACGAATGCACTAACCCCGCTTGAAGTATCCGGCGTATTAATTTAG
- a CDS encoding TIR domain-containing protein — MHKTFISYHHKNEQDLKNEIIEKFGGEDFIDSAVADGEINTDLSEDEIMRIIREDYLHNSTVTVVLVGWETAQRPYVNSEIQASLRDTSKNKHNGLLAVIRDDLYNDIYTSGTCSDCGGVVRNRNSTFYEYYIPNLIKKNHTYYGDKCHYNSKDIYCAVVKYSNFISNPEFYIDEAFDKRDNDLLAIKKIPDEGTPRIGKNKSKSFK; from the coding sequence GTGCATAAAACATTTATCAGTTATCATCACAAGAACGAACAAGATCTAAAAAATGAAATAATTGAAAAGTTTGGCGGAGAGGATTTTATTGATTCAGCTGTTGCCGACGGTGAAATCAATACCGATTTAAGCGAAGATGAAATTATGAGAATTATAAGAGAAGATTACTTGCATAATTCAACGGTGACTGTTGTTTTAGTAGGTTGGGAAACTGCACAACGCCCATATGTTAATTCCGAAATCCAGGCATCTTTACGCGACACTAGCAAGAATAAACATAATGGTTTGTTAGCAGTTATTCGAGATGATTTGTATAACGATATTTATACGAGTGGTACATGTTCTGATTGTGGTGGTGTAGTTCGCAATAGAAATAGTACATTTTATGAGTATTATATTCCAAATTTAATTAAGAAAAATCATACTTATTATGGAGACAAATGCCATTACAACAGTAAAGATATTTATTGTGCTGTTGTAAAATACTCTAATTTTATCAGTAACCCTGAATTTTATATTGATGAGGCATTTGATAAACGAGACAATGATTTATTAGCAATAAAGAAGATTCCAGACGAAGGTACACCACGAATAGGTAAGAACAAATCCAAAAGTTTTAAATAA
- a CDS encoding CxxH/CxxC protein, translating into MEILIYCCEEHVDLALDMVVDEHETFPILEKVGVDNLSTTCEFCQNSAVYVVANE; encoded by the coding sequence GTGGAAATCTTGATTTATTGCTGCGAAGAACACGTAGATCTCGCTCTGGATATGGTTGTTGACGAGCATGAAACCTTTCCGATTTTGGAAAAAGTAGGTGTGGATAACTTATCAACAACCTGTGAATTTTGTCAAAATAGCGCAGTATATGTTGTGGCGAACGAATGA
- a CDS encoding toll/interleukin-1 receptor domain-containing protein — protein MEKLDKDYVWECDYGVRKPLVPVLMELLKNQDATSLQMVNLLTNSIPYNLEFFIVVSYDNPKEGHVEVMKNLMRAEGLRYRPDITFNELSQEIGNRRFNSQTLVRESDVLEAMNNELLFPFVEKSKLEKMGYVIDKPLGNQMPIFLSHSSKNKSEVEDLIPYLNGAGLPVWFDKVNIDYGESIVKAIQKGIKQSAGVIFWITNDFINSNWCDLELTKFSSRYASKKDLLTIAVVHQDVDIDKIDFLFDDIKYLHRKDENLETIAKKILPSLKRYKSNNNT, from the coding sequence ATGGAGAAATTAGACAAAGATTACGTTTGGGAATGTGATTATGGTGTAAGAAAGCCTTTAGTACCGGTACTAATGGAATTATTAAAAAATCAAGATGCAACATCTCTTCAAATGGTAAATCTTTTGACTAACTCAATTCCATATAATTTAGAATTTTTCATTGTAGTAAGCTATGATAATCCTAAAGAAGGACATGTTGAGGTAATGAAGAATTTGATGAGGGCAGAAGGTTTACGTTATCGTCCAGATATTACATTTAATGAATTAAGTCAAGAAATAGGCAATAGAAGGTTTAATAGTCAAACTTTAGTAAGAGAGAGTGACGTATTAGAAGCGATGAACAATGAATTACTTTTCCCATTTGTTGAGAAAAGTAAATTAGAAAAGATGGGTTATGTAATAGATAAACCACTTGGAAATCAGATGCCTATATTCTTAAGTCATTCTTCTAAAAATAAAAGTGAAGTCGAGGATTTAATTCCTTATTTAAATGGAGCAGGATTACCTGTTTGGTTTGATAAAGTTAATATTGATTATGGCGAATCAATTGTTAAAGCAATTCAAAAAGGAATAAAACAATCTGCAGGAGTCATTTTTTGGATTACAAACGACTTTATTAATTCAAACTGGTGTGATTTGGAGTTAACTAAATTCTCAAGTAGATATGCTTCCAAAAAAGATTTATTAACGATTGCTGTAGTTCATCAGGATGTTGATATAGATAAAATAGATTTTCTATTTGATGACATTAAATATTTACATCGTAAAGATGAGAATCTAGAAACAATAGCAAAAAAGATACTTCCTTCGCTAAAAAGATATAAAAGTAATAATAACACATGA
- a CDS encoding toll/interleukin-1 receptor domain-containing protein: MEYDLFISHASEDKESFVRPLAQVLSKLKVNVWYDEFSLRIGDSLSKSIDIGLINSSFGVVVLSKAFMQKSWTDYELKSLLSKEIAYGKVILPIWHGISKDDLLNFSPFLADKYALNTNGMNENIIALELCKVVRPDILENITRQMIYESLYENKGEQLDIDINQIEDMFPLRHEKLPKQLINRIKLVHNVFKDYYDISLEKTINNFKYDTNPEREVKIWEAMASTYFDLLDIIPNSRNFLTKKNIYGLLLCISYSNKEKVLKEFKKFDEGTINLAFKLFRRNCPIKNTHFVITERSN; the protein is encoded by the coding sequence ATGGAATATGATTTATTTATTTCTCATGCATCTGAGGATAAAGAATCTTTCGTTAGACCCTTGGCACAAGTACTTAGTAAACTAAAAGTAAACGTTTGGTACGATGAATTCTCATTAAGAATCGGCGATAGTCTATCCAAGTCGATTGATATTGGATTAATTAACTCATCATTTGGAGTAGTCGTTTTAAGTAAAGCATTTATGCAAAAGAGTTGGACAGACTATGAACTTAAAAGTCTTCTTAGTAAAGAAATAGCTTACGGTAAAGTAATATTACCAATTTGGCATGGAATATCAAAAGATGATTTGCTCAATTTTAGTCCATTCCTGGCAGATAAGTATGCATTGAATACCAATGGAATGAATGAAAATATAATAGCACTTGAATTGTGCAAAGTGGTTAGACCCGATATATTAGAAAACATTACCAGACAAATGATATATGAATCATTATATGAAAATAAAGGGGAACAACTAGATATTGATATTAATCAAATAGAAGATATGTTCCCTTTAAGACATGAAAAATTACCAAAACAACTTATTAATAGAATTAAACTCGTACATAATGTTTTCAAAGACTATTATGATATTTCTCTGGAGAAGACAATTAACAATTTTAAATACGATACTAATCCCGAAAGAGAAGTGAAAATTTGGGAGGCTATGGCATCAACATATTTTGATTTGCTTGATATAATTCCAAATTCAAGAAATTTTTTAACGAAGAAAAACATTTACGGGCTTCTTTTGTGTATATCTTACTCTAATAAAGAGAAAGTTCTGAAAGAGTTTAAGAAATTCGATGAAGGAACCATAAATTTGGCTTTTAAGTTATTTAGAAGAAATTGCCCGATAAAGAACACTCATTTTGTTATCACAGAAAGAAGCAACTAA
- the walK gene encoding cell wall metabolism sensor histidine kinase WalK — MRRVGFFKSIHLKFVLIYVLLILVAMQIIGVYFVRQLEETLITNFQTSLKRQVTMLSYNLVEQMTKEKVPEETRNEDIRKILRDFAIADIAEVQLIEGSSLKIIGTSEDNEQGVIGQRTTELRIKRALVLEEEQSDILIDEKNGHRIWVLATPIKSERKTIGAIFIVANIESVFEQMKTINGILATGTAIALAITALLGILLAQTITRPITDMKKQAIAMAKGNFSRKVKVYGYDEIGTLAMTFNNLTKKLQEAQATTEGERRKLSSVLSYMTDGVIATDRRGRVIVINEPAANMLGVSRETVLSQPIVSLLDLDDTYSFEEMLEIKDSIILDYSTKHDPYILRANLSVIQKETGFVNGLIVVLHDITEQEKIDAERREFVANVSHELRTPLTTMRSYLEALADGVMRDPEVGPQFLNVAQTETERMIRLVNDLLQLSKMDSRDYRLSKEWVDFTQFFNRIIDRFEMTKHENVTFTRILPRKPLFVEIDVDKLTQVLDNIISNALKYSPEGGEVIFTVLEENGKITVSIKDEGIGIPKDNLGKIFDRFYRVDKARTRKLGGTGLGLAIAKEMVNAHGGNIWATGEEGKGTQIIFTLPYEPSEEVDWS, encoded by the coding sequence ATGAGAAGAGTCGGCTTTTTTAAATCCATCCATTTAAAATTTGTATTGATATATGTGTTGTTGATCCTCGTTGCCATGCAGATTATCGGGGTTTATTTTGTCAGGCAGCTGGAAGAAACGCTAATCACGAACTTCCAGACGTCCTTGAAGCGCCAGGTGACGATGCTCAGCTATAACCTCGTCGAGCAGATGACCAAAGAAAAGGTGCCGGAAGAAACGCGCAATGAAGATATCCGCAAAATACTCCGCGACTTCGCTATTGCTGATATCGCGGAAGTACAGCTTATTGAAGGATCCTCTTTGAAAATCATCGGCACGTCCGAGGATAATGAACAAGGTGTGATCGGGCAGAGGACGACGGAGTTGAGGATCAAACGGGCGCTAGTGCTTGAAGAAGAGCAGAGCGATATTTTGATTGATGAGAAAAATGGCCACCGGATTTGGGTTCTGGCAACGCCGATTAAGTCGGAGCGGAAAACGATTGGAGCTATCTTCATTGTCGCGAATATTGAAAGTGTGTTTGAGCAAATGAAGACCATCAACGGAATTTTGGCGACAGGAACCGCTATCGCGCTTGCGATAACCGCACTGCTCGGCATTCTTTTGGCCCAGACGATTACAAGGCCGATCACCGATATGAAAAAACAGGCGATTGCCATGGCGAAAGGAAACTTTTCACGCAAAGTTAAGGTATACGGCTACGATGAAATCGGTACGCTAGCGATGACATTCAATAACCTGACTAAAAAGCTCCAGGAAGCACAGGCGACAACGGAGGGAGAGCGGAGGAAACTTTCCTCGGTCCTTTCTTATATGACGGACGGCGTCATCGCTACGGACCGGCGGGGGCGGGTCATCGTCATTAATGAGCCTGCCGCCAATATGCTGGGCGTTTCACGTGAAACAGTCCTATCACAGCCGATTGTTTCATTGCTTGATCTTGATGATACGTATTCGTTTGAGGAAATGCTGGAAATCAAGGATTCCATTATCCTCGATTACAGCACGAAACACGACCCGTATATTTTAAGGGCTAATCTGTCCGTCATCCAAAAAGAGACAGGCTTCGTAAACGGCCTGATTGTGGTCCTCCATGATATTACGGAACAGGAAAAAATCGATGCGGAACGGCGCGAATTTGTCGCTAACGTTTCACATGAACTGAGAACACCTCTGACGACAATGAGGAGTTATCTAGAGGCATTGGCCGATGGCGTGATGCGCGATCCTGAAGTCGGCCCGCAATTTTTAAATGTCGCACAAACCGAAACGGAACGGATGATCCGGCTCGTCAATGACTTGCTTCAGTTGTCTAAAATGGACAGCCGGGATTACAGGCTATCAAAGGAATGGGTTGATTTTACCCAGTTCTTTAACAGGATCATTGACCGGTTCGAAATGACCAAGCATGAGAATGTCACGTTTACACGAATCCTTCCACGCAAGCCTTTATTTGTAGAGATTGATGTGGATAAGCTGACCCAGGTGCTCGATAACATTATTTCCAATGCGTTGAAGTATTCTCCAGAAGGCGGGGAAGTCATTTTTACGGTTCTTGAGGAAAACGGGAAAATAACAGTCAGCATAAAGGATGAAGGAATCGGAATTCCGAAAGATAATCTAGGGAAAATCTTTGATCGTTTTTACCGGGTTGATAAAGCGAGGACTCGGAAGCTCGGTGGAACCGGTCTCGGGCTGGCCATTGCAAAAGAAATGGTCAATGCACATGGAGGCAATATCTGGGCAACAGGTGAGGAAGGGAAAGGCACACAAATCATATTTACCCTCCCTTATGAGCCGTCTGAAGAGGTCGACTGGTCATGA
- a CDS encoding two-component system regulatory protein YycI, which yields MDWSRIKTIFIITFLILDVYLIYQFIVKHDANQYEVKKEASVEEQLKEDEITFIEMPKTAIKDQYLSARIKEFTKEDTNKLKGQSVTIIDKTILASKLEKPFQLDPNFEPASLSGLISEYVLNGNDYFYWDRDDKEKTITYFQQYQNKYFYQNKNGMIVFHLNKNNQIISYEQTYLEGIDKLNTKEKVIEPLKALGILHQKGLLETKSSITKAELGYSTIVPLASTQVFAPTWRFVVDGKKSLFVNAFEGQVIEFNSEEKEVTE from the coding sequence GTGGATTGGAGTAGGATTAAAACGATTTTCATCATCACCTTCCTGATCCTGGACGTGTATTTAATTTATCAGTTTATTGTGAAGCATGATGCGAACCAATATGAAGTTAAAAAGGAAGCATCTGTCGAGGAGCAATTGAAGGAAGATGAAATTACTTTTATTGAAATGCCGAAGACGGCGATCAAGGACCAGTATTTGAGCGCTCGAATCAAGGAATTCACGAAAGAGGATACGAATAAGCTGAAGGGCCAGTCGGTTACAATTATCGATAAGACGATTCTCGCCTCAAAGCTTGAGAAGCCTTTTCAGCTTGATCCTAATTTCGAACCGGCGTCCCTTTCAGGGCTTATTTCCGAATATGTCTTGAATGGCAACGATTATTTCTATTGGGACAGGGACGATAAGGAAAAAACGATTACGTATTTTCAGCAATACCAGAACAAGTATTTTTATCAAAATAAAAATGGAATGATCGTTTTCCATTTGAATAAAAATAACCAGATTATTTCCTATGAACAGACGTACCTGGAGGGAATCGATAAGCTCAATACGAAGGAAAAAGTCATTGAGCCATTAAAAGCGCTTGGCATCCTTCATCAAAAAGGCCTGCTTGAAACAAAGAGTTCAATCACAAAAGCGGAGCTCGGGTATTCAACGATTGTCCCACTAGCCTCCACGCAAGTATTCGCGCCAACATGGCGGTTTGTAGTCGATGGCAAGAAAAGCTTATTCGTCAATGCATTCGAGGGACAGGTCATTGAGTTTAACAGCGAAGAAAAAGAAGTAACGGAGTGA
- a CDS encoding MBL fold metallo-hydrolase: MTLQFSVLASGSTGNAIYVESGEHSFLVDAGLSGKQMEGLFQQIGRDMRDLSGILVTHEHSDHIKGLGVAARKYKLPIYANEKTWQAMEHGIGEIPTEQKFVFGMETVKSFGSLDIESFGVSHDAAEPMFYVFHSGGKKLVLITDTGYVSDRMKGTIANADAYVFESNHDVHMLRMGRYPWNVKRRILSDVGHVSNEDAAIAMSEVAGDRTKRIYLAHLSLDNNLKDLARMSVAQTLETKGIRIGEQFDLYDTDPKIPTVLTAV; this comes from the coding sequence ATGACATTGCAATTTAGTGTGCTTGCAAGCGGGAGTACTGGTAATGCGATCTATGTGGAATCAGGGGAACATTCCTTCCTCGTCGATGCGGGCCTGAGCGGAAAGCAAATGGAGGGCCTGTTCCAGCAAATCGGCCGCGATATGCGGGATTTATCCGGTATTCTTGTAACGCACGAGCACAGCGACCATATTAAGGGCTTGGGAGTCGCTGCCCGGAAGTACAAGCTTCCCATCTATGCGAATGAAAAAACATGGCAGGCGATGGAGCATGGCATCGGCGAAATCCCAACTGAACAGAAATTCGTCTTTGGAATGGAAACAGTCAAAAGCTTTGGTTCGCTCGATATTGAATCGTTCGGTGTTTCCCATGATGCCGCGGAGCCAATGTTTTATGTGTTCCATTCAGGCGGGAAAAAGCTTGTCCTCATAACAGATACAGGTTATGTTAGCGACCGCATGAAAGGGACGATCGCCAATGCGGATGCGTATGTATTCGAAAGCAATCATGATGTGCACATGCTCAGGATGGGACGGTATCCATGGAACGTCAAGCGCCGTATTTTGAGCGATGTCGGCCATGTCTCGAATGAAGATGCCGCCATTGCGATGAGCGAGGTGGCGGGGGATAGGACGAAACGGATTTATCTCGCCCACTTGAGCCTTGATAATAATCTGAAGGATCTGGCGAGGATGTCTGTCGCCCAGACGCTTGAAACGAAAGGTATCCGAATTGGCGAGCAGTTTGATTTGTATGATACAGATCCGAAGATTCCGACGGTGTTGACAGCGGTATAA